One window of the Pelosinus sp. IPA-1 genome contains the following:
- a CDS encoding TRAP transporter large permease subunit has product MIKFLRFISDRVNSFAKGLLLAAACTMVTAVFMQIIFRYVLKMPLSWSEELARYAFMWTTFLGASVALRYNSLPNITMCVKLLPIKMRPYLFLVTRGISALFCYHFLVEGTRLAIAVIPDKTPALDFTISWAYAALPVGGLFMLIHTLYLVAEESQEKFGNSVLGIGIMLAVAAGFSLITSQPFEQINLLLIVLLLLFFGMSVPIFVSLAMVTVVAFTTTGDIPLTIVPQRMFVGLDSFTLMAVPFFMLAGAIMHEGGIALRLINFASSLVGWIRGGLIPANVLASVIFADMSGSAASDTAAIGNVMMPGMIKRGYDKNFVTALQAAAGSLGVQFPPSSGMLLYAFVANVSITHLFMASFIPGFLVALSFIITGLIIARRHNYPAEKWVGFKNLGKAFIHSIWALFTPILILGGILGGLFTATEAGAVTVVYALLVSTVFYKELPLSKIPEVVTTGAVNTARVMSIASAGMLLAWYLASQQIPQEIAGMLFSITNEPFWILVIVNIFLILIHTVLETGTCILVVVPILLPAMLAAGVDPIHFGIIVAINSALGMILPPIGICLFVSTAITNISLEAVTKAVWPFALANLIVLSVVTACPWIVQILPGMMGMLK; this is encoded by the coding sequence ATGATTAAATTTTTACGTTTCATCAGTGATCGAGTCAATAGCTTTGCGAAGGGCTTATTACTTGCTGCAGCCTGTACCATGGTAACAGCGGTGTTTATGCAAATTATCTTTCGCTATGTATTAAAAATGCCTTTATCTTGGTCCGAGGAATTAGCGCGTTATGCATTTATGTGGACGACTTTTCTCGGAGCATCCGTTGCATTACGGTACAATTCGCTTCCCAATATCACTATGTGTGTAAAGCTGCTGCCGATAAAAATGAGGCCCTACTTATTTTTAGTGACACGTGGTATATCTGCACTTTTTTGTTATCATTTCCTTGTTGAGGGTACTCGACTTGCGATAGCAGTCATTCCTGATAAAACGCCAGCTCTGGATTTTACCATATCCTGGGCTTATGCTGCATTGCCAGTTGGTGGTCTATTTATGCTGATTCACACATTGTACTTAGTAGCTGAAGAGTCCCAGGAAAAATTCGGAAATTCGGTACTAGGTATAGGTATTATGTTGGCAGTCGCTGCAGGTTTTTCTTTGATAACTAGTCAACCATTTGAACAAATTAACTTGCTATTGATTGTCTTACTATTACTGTTCTTTGGGATGAGTGTGCCGATCTTTGTTTCTTTAGCGATGGTAACGGTAGTAGCCTTTACTACTACGGGGGATATTCCTCTGACGATTGTCCCTCAGCGTATGTTTGTTGGCTTAGATTCTTTTACATTGATGGCAGTTCCCTTTTTTATGTTAGCTGGTGCAATTATGCATGAAGGTGGCATTGCCCTCCGGTTAATAAACTTTGCGAGTTCTTTGGTGGGGTGGATTCGCGGCGGTTTGATTCCAGCCAACGTACTTGCCAGTGTTATCTTTGCCGATATGTCTGGTTCGGCGGCATCTGATACTGCCGCTATTGGTAATGTTATGATGCCAGGTATGATTAAGCGAGGTTATGATAAAAACTTTGTTACCGCGTTGCAGGCTGCAGCTGGATCATTAGGTGTACAATTCCCACCAAGTTCCGGTATGTTGTTATATGCTTTTGTCGCCAATGTTTCTATTACTCATTTATTTATGGCTTCCTTTATCCCTGGCTTTCTAGTAGCTCTATCATTTATCATAACTGGTCTAATCATAGCCCGTAGACATAACTATCCTGCTGAGAAGTGGGTAGGATTTAAAAATCTAGGCAAAGCATTTATTCATTCAATATGGGCTTTATTTACGCCTATTTTAATTTTAGGAGGCATATTAGGGGGCTTATTTACTGCCACAGAAGCGGGTGCTGTTACGGTAGTATATGCGTTACTTGTCAGTACTGTTTTTTATAAGGAATTGCCACTGAGTAAAATCCCAGAAGTCGTGACAACTGGTGCTGTTAATACGGCACGAGTTATGTCTATCGCTTCAGCTGGAATGCTGTTAGCTTGGTATTTGGCATCTCAGCAAATACCTCAAGAAATCGCTGGCATGCTATTTAGTATTACCAATGAGCCTTTCTGGATTTTAGTAATCGTTAATATCTTCCTGATTTTAATTCATACGGTACTAGAAACAGGAACGTGCATTTTAGTGGTCGTCCCGATCCTCTTACCAGCAATGTTAGCTGCAGGGGTTGATCCGATTCATTTTGGTATTATTGTAGCGATCAATTCGGCTTTAGGTATGATTTTACCGCCAATTGGCATTTGCTTATTTGTTTCAACAGCAATTACTAATATTAGTCTCGAGGCTGTTACCAAAGCGGTATGGCCATTCGCATTGGCTAACTTAATCGTTTTGTCTGTAGTCACAGCTTGTCCTTGGATTGTTCAAATATTGCCTGGTATGATGGGAATGCTAAAATGA
- the scfA gene encoding six-cysteine ranthipeptide SCIFF, whose product MAKHIITVNKASLQETVHTGGCGECQTSCQSACKTSCTVGNQVCQK is encoded by the coding sequence ATGGCAAAGCATATTATTACTGTTAATAAAGCTTCTCTACAAGAAACTGTACATACTGGTGGCTGTGGAGAGTGCCAAACTTCCTGCCAATCGGCCTGCAAGACATCATGCACCGTTGGCAATCAGGTCTGCCAGAAGTAG
- a CDS encoding TRAP transporter substrate-binding protein: MMKKSKMLMLTIAAVFLIGTILTGCGGQKTSTQQPAAGPKYKLKLATQLPESHPIAAAAILYAKKVKEKSNGEIEITVFNNGALGQERDLVEGMKIGTVDMANVNSALMTSFAPRWQVFSLPYLFQSEEHMYKVVNGPIGQQLFKEIEPSGLKGLAYQWSGFRSITTKKGPVNVPEDLKGLKIRTMPAKTMVDGINAMGGIATPMDQGAVYNALQSGILDGWENNPATVLSFKMNEVCPYFSYTNHFAAPNILLISQKSWAKLSPEAQKVLMEVSAESQKDESEIFKKTEKDVVEKLKAAGMKFNDVNTEPFFERAKPLWKSLEEVVGKDTFDEIEKLRSK, encoded by the coding sequence ATGATGAAAAAGTCAAAGATGCTAATGCTTACCATAGCTGCCGTTTTTCTAATAGGAACGATTCTTACGGGATGCGGTGGCCAAAAAACATCCACTCAGCAACCAGCAGCTGGACCCAAGTACAAATTAAAATTAGCTACTCAGTTGCCAGAAAGTCACCCTATTGCGGCAGCTGCCATTTTATACGCTAAAAAGGTTAAGGAAAAGAGTAATGGAGAAATTGAAATTACTGTATTTAATAACGGAGCACTAGGCCAAGAACGTGATTTAGTTGAAGGAATGAAAATAGGGACAGTTGATATGGCAAATGTCAATAGTGCTCTTATGACAAGCTTTGCCCCTCGATGGCAGGTGTTTAGCCTACCATATCTTTTTCAATCAGAAGAACATATGTATAAGGTTGTGAATGGCCCCATCGGACAACAGCTTTTTAAAGAAATTGAACCAAGTGGTCTGAAAGGTTTAGCTTACCAGTGGAGTGGTTTTCGCAGCATAACAACTAAAAAGGGGCCAGTAAATGTTCCAGAAGATTTAAAAGGGCTAAAGATTCGTACTATGCCTGCTAAGACAATGGTTGATGGCATTAATGCTATGGGCGGTATTGCTACGCCGATGGATCAAGGTGCTGTATATAATGCATTACAATCTGGAATACTTGATGGTTGGGAAAATAATCCCGCCACTGTACTGTCTTTTAAAATGAATGAAGTATGTCCTTATTTTTCCTATACAAATCATTTTGCCGCTCCTAATATTTTGCTAATAAGCCAAAAGAGCTGGGCAAAACTTTCGCCTGAAGCACAAAAGGTATTAATGGAAGTTTCCGCAGAATCGCAAAAAGACGAGAGTGAAATATTCAAGAAAACGGAGAAAGACGTTGTTGAAAAACTAAAAGCCGCTGGGATGAAGTTTAATGATGTGAACACAGAGCCTTTCTTTGAAAGAGCTAAGCCCCTTTGGAAGTCATTAGAGGAAGTAGTAGGTAAAGATACATTTGATGAGATAGAGAAATTGCGTAGCAAATAA